A single region of the Phormidium ambiguum IAM M-71 genome encodes:
- a CDS encoding DUF5678 domain-containing protein has translation MSKTPSPEESREMLKWLNRNRSMLLDYYKNQYVAYNADKLIAHSENLQEVLELAEASGEIFALYLVPRSVASIQILPIRFLFN, from the coding sequence ATGAGCAAAACTCCTTCTCCCGAAGAAAGTCGTGAAATGCTGAAGTGGTTGAATCGCAACCGCTCGATGTTGTTAGATTATTATAAAAACCAATATGTTGCTTATAATGCCGATAAATTGATTGCTCATAGTGAAAATTTGCAAGAAGTTTTAGAATTAGCTGAAGCTTCGGGAGAGATTTTTGCTCTTTATTTAGTTCCCCGATCGGTTGCTTCTATCCAAATATTACCTATTCGCTTTCTTTTCAATTAA
- a CDS encoding ferredoxin:protochlorophyllide reductase (ATP-dependent) subunit N gives MTVAQPEGLNFDCETGNYHTFCPISCVAWLYQKIEDSFFLVIGTKTCGYFLQNAMGVMIFAEPRYAMAELEEGDISAQLNDYEELKRLCVQIKRDRNPSVIVWIGTCTTEIIKMDLEGLAPKLEAEIGIPIVVARANGLDYAFTQGEDTVLAAMAARCPEKAPVAEAEKSERNAIAKLLNFGKKKEEVQAEESEYVDHPPLVLFGSLPDPVVTQLTLELKKQGIKVSGWLPAKRFTELPTLEEGYYVAGVNPFLSRTATTLMRRRKCKLIGAPFPIGPDGSRAWIEKICSVFGIEPKGLEEREQQIWENLEDYIQLIRGKSVFFMGDNLLEISLARFLIRCGMTCPEIGIPYMDKRYQAAELAMLEKTCQEMGVPLPRIVEKPDNYNQIQRIYELNPDLVITGMAHANPLEARGINTKWSVEFTFAQIHGFTNARDILELVTRPLRRNNNLKDLGWDKLVKEEAKV, from the coding sequence ATGACTGTGGCTCAACCTGAAGGGCTTAATTTTGATTGCGAAACTGGGAATTACCACACTTTTTGCCCGATTAGCTGTGTGGCTTGGTTATACCAAAAGATTGAAGATAGTTTCTTTTTAGTAATTGGAACTAAGACTTGCGGTTATTTTCTGCAAAATGCGATGGGGGTGATGATTTTTGCTGAGCCTCGCTACGCAATGGCGGAGTTGGAAGAAGGGGATATTTCGGCACAGTTGAATGATTATGAGGAGTTGAAGCGGCTGTGCGTGCAAATTAAGCGCGATCGCAATCCGAGTGTAATTGTTTGGATCGGCACTTGCACGACCGAAATTATCAAAATGGATTTGGAAGGTTTGGCTCCGAAGTTGGAAGCGGAAATTGGGATTCCCATTGTAGTTGCACGAGCTAACGGTTTAGATTACGCTTTCACTCAAGGGGAAGATACGGTTTTGGCTGCGATGGCGGCGCGTTGTCCTGAAAAGGCACCTGTGGCGGAGGCGGAGAAGAGCGAGCGAAATGCGATCGCTAAACTATTAAACTTCGGTAAAAAGAAAGAAGAAGTACAAGCCGAAGAATCAGAATATGTCGATCATCCGCCTTTAGTTTTGTTCGGTTCTTTGCCCGATCCAGTTGTTACTCAACTAACTTTAGAATTGAAGAAGCAAGGTATTAAAGTTTCTGGTTGGTTGCCTGCGAAGCGGTTTACTGAATTGCCAACTTTAGAAGAAGGGTATTATGTTGCTGGTGTTAATCCTTTCTTAAGTCGCACTGCTACTACTTTAATGCGTCGTCGTAAGTGTAAGTTAATTGGTGCGCCATTTCCGATCGGTCCCGATGGTAGTCGCGCTTGGATTGAAAAAATTTGCTCGGTATTTGGGATTGAGCCAAAAGGTTTAGAAGAAAGAGAACAACAAATTTGGGAAAATTTAGAAGATTATATCCAATTAATTCGCGGCAAATCTGTCTTTTTTATGGGCGATAATTTGCTGGAAATTTCTTTAGCTCGTTTCTTAATTCGCTGCGGTATGACTTGTCCTGAAATTGGCATTCCTTACATGGACAAGCGTTATCAAGCTGCTGAGTTGGCAATGTTAGAAAAAACTTGTCAGGAAATGGGTGTTCCTCTACCAAGAATTGTAGAAAAGCCGGATAATTATAATCAAATTCAACGGATTTATGAGTTGAATCCAGATTTGGTAATTACTGGTATGGCTCATGCTAACCCATTAGAAGCTAGGGGAATTAATACCAAGTGGTCGGTTGAATTTACTTTCGCTCAAATTCACGGTTTTACTAATGCTAGGGATATTTTGGAGTTGGTAACTCGTCCTTTGCGCCGGAATAATAATTTGAAGGATTTGGGTTGGGATAAGTTGGTGAAGGAAGAAGCGAAGGTTTAA
- a CDS encoding DUF5331 domain-containing protein, with protein MAFFDDFTSALKQKWLQYYELNHSWLALQMEVENVKTPDGGRRPSSYLILGVLNALEPKLAQLMLPFSKLNSDPDSLIEVLDLNFDPDVALGKRPPMKASASAPSAPAVAATEEVMEPEELDDFSDLSDSDESDSSNAALLGIAAVGGAAAGAGVFAATTAFQEEESELDGMDLDDLGDESSFAVEESDADALDDIAIDDDFSADESLVDLTEEESDDEGFADISLDAFGDTSETEELSETSDSEFSGLTDVWGAETTEELSEESLADFGDLSLDDFGSDTEKKSDEDEDAFGSLDFDPFADPNQNGLDDEWK; from the coding sequence GTGGCTTTTTTTGATGACTTCACATCAGCTTTGAAACAAAAATGGTTGCAGTATTACGAGCTTAACCATTCTTGGCTGGCTCTACAGATGGAAGTAGAGAATGTAAAAACACCAGATGGGGGTCGGCGACCATCTTCTTACCTCATCCTGGGGGTTTTGAATGCACTGGAGCCAAAGTTAGCCCAATTGATGTTGCCGTTTTCCAAGCTCAACTCCGATCCAGATTCTCTGATTGAGGTTTTGGATTTGAATTTTGACCCGGATGTGGCTTTAGGAAAACGTCCACCCATGAAAGCGTCAGCGTCAGCGCCATCGGCTCCAGCAGTTGCAGCAACTGAAGAGGTAATGGAACCGGAAGAATTAGATGATTTTTCTGACTTATCAGATTCAGATGAATCAGATTCTTCTAATGCTGCATTACTGGGAATCGCCGCAGTTGGTGGTGCAGCTGCTGGTGCAGGGGTATTTGCTGCTACCACTGCGTTTCAGGAAGAGGAAAGCGAATTGGATGGGATGGATCTCGATGATTTGGGAGATGAATCCAGTTTTGCTGTTGAGGAATCAGACGCAGATGCGTTGGATGATATTGCGATCGATGATGATTTTTCCGCTGATGAGTCTTTGGTTGACCTGACCGAAGAGGAAAGCGACGACGAAGGCTTTGCAGATATCTCGCTAGATGCCTTTGGCGACACCTCTGAGACTGAAGAACTCAGCGAAACTTCAGATTCGGAGTTTAGTGGATTAACTGATGTTTGGGGTGCTGAAACTACTGAAGAGTTGAGCGAAGAGTCTTTGGCAGACTTTGGCGATCTCTCTCTCGATGACTTTGGCTCTGATACAGAGAAAAAGTCTGATGAAGATGAAGATGCTTTTGGTAGTTTGGATTTCGATCCTTTTGCCGATCCAAATCAAAACGGCCTAGATGATGAGTGGAAATAG
- a CDS encoding PIN domain-containing protein: MAHKYKIYADICCLNRPLDNLEQLRIRLESEAVISILEKCEKGEWTLINTDAIQFEINKNADLFKKEQLESIISIATDYINSNSSIEARAKEFMTMGFKLYDALHLAFAETASVDIFLTTDDRLLRKAKQYSDSIKVKVENPVVWLMSILQEDDHEIR; the protein is encoded by the coding sequence ATGGCTCATAAATATAAAATTTATGCTGATATATGTTGCTTAAATAGACCACTGGATAATTTAGAGCAATTGAGGATTCGTTTGGAGTCTGAAGCTGTCATATCAATCTTAGAAAAATGTGAAAAAGGTGAATGGACGTTAATTAATACTGATGCTATTCAGTTTGAAATCAACAAAAATGCAGACCTATTTAAAAAAGAACAATTAGAATCAATCATCTCCATTGCCACAGATTATATTAACTCTAATTCGTCCATTGAAGCTAGGGCAAAGGAATTTATGACAATGGGTTTTAAACTTTATGATGCCTTACACTTAGCTTTTGCAGAAACAGCTAGTGTAGATATTTTTCTCACTACAGACGATCGCTTGCTGCGAAAGGCAAAACAGTATAGTGATAGCATAAAAGTGAAAGTAGAGAATCCCGTTGTTTGGTTAATGAGTATTTTACAGGAGGATGACCATGAGATTCGCTGA